A single window of Syntrophotalea acetylenica DNA harbors:
- a CDS encoding PAS domain-containing sensor histidine kinase, whose protein sequence is MVRSRNPQGPAEKGCQPSLDGTASSPGGQQLFDELIRLAPDPVFFKYADGTYQRCNAAFERLLGLEYKQIVGKTDRDLFLPPIAHVNRHNDTLLLREKIPCHQYETSIVSYEGRRREVIIQIAPLRLEDNTAGILGIIRDVTERRRAEAALHERQDLLHRITDNMLDLVSEADEHGFFRYLSPSHGPVLGVVPEKLVGTWLYDLMHPDDLERMRITFQVTLPALKSVRAEFRYRHADGHYIWLETIAKCTTDKLNRINGAVFASRDVTDRIHTEQALRHNEEQLRRITDNMPALVSTADTDGIFTYLSPSHRGMLGFDYEGLVGTCLWDWMHPDDMERMREAFQVTLPEKKRVHEEFRYRHVDGHYIWLETVAKCTMAGLRVTGSIFASRDITEQRRAEIALREVNQTLQATIQASPLAIFVLDRQGCIELWNPAAQQMFGWTEKEVLGQRYRLVPEGQESEFLENLARMNRGEKFHGQETRRRRKDGTLLDISFSTAPLYDQKGRIIGTVGILADITERKRTEVALRESEELFRQIFEQNEDAAFLLDPHSLSILDANAAAVRLYGYGKEHLRSGGLALLMKPAVLASFSQKLAGKQGVCRDDAPWSQISPLGTVDRRGNTVMAAFRGRLLRSRGQVYLYGTFRDITEKLRIRKERSEMQAKLIQANKMTAIGTLASGIAHEINNPNNYLLANAQFLEEAWPDIRRSLQEHAEHRPDLTIGGLPVGEALRDIPQLLGSLIEGSRRIQNIVSSLKDFSRQDDEAMRRPFDINRVINAALVILANKIKQSTDHFSCDLKEGLPRIMGHYQKIEQVVINLLINALQALPDRQSGVFLSTSLQQAPRAVVIRIRDQGIGIPEEIRGRILDPFFTTRHKSGGTGLGLSICYAIINDHKGTIDFESTVGVGTTVTVTLPVL, encoded by the coding sequence ATGGTCCGGTCCAGAAATCCGCAAGGCCCCGCAGAAAAAGGTTGTCAACCTTCACTTGACGGCACTGCCAGCAGCCCGGGCGGGCAGCAATTGTTCGATGAACTCATTCGTCTGGCACCGGATCCGGTTTTCTTCAAATACGCCGATGGCACCTATCAGCGATGCAATGCCGCCTTCGAGCGCTTGCTTGGTCTGGAATATAAACAGATCGTCGGCAAAACCGACAGGGATTTATTTTTACCCCCCATCGCTCATGTCAACCGCCACAACGACACCCTCCTGCTTCGGGAAAAGATCCCCTGTCATCAGTACGAAACCAGCATCGTCAGTTATGAAGGCCGCCGCCGCGAGGTCATCATTCAGATTGCACCGTTGCGACTGGAGGACAACACGGCCGGAATTCTCGGCATCATCAGGGATGTGACCGAGCGCCGGCGGGCCGAAGCGGCGCTGCATGAACGCCAGGACCTGTTGCACCGCATCACCGACAACATGCTCGATCTGGTCAGTGAAGCCGATGAACACGGGTTTTTTCGGTATCTTTCGCCGTCTCACGGCCCGGTTTTGGGGGTTGTCCCGGAAAAACTGGTCGGCACCTGGCTGTACGATCTGATGCATCCCGACGATCTGGAGCGCATGCGGATCACCTTTCAGGTGACTTTGCCGGCGCTGAAAAGCGTGCGTGCGGAGTTTCGCTACCGGCATGCCGATGGCCACTACATCTGGCTGGAAACCATCGCCAAATGCACCACCGACAAGCTGAACCGCATCAACGGTGCGGTGTTCGCCAGCCGCGACGTCACCGATCGCATTCACACGGAGCAAGCCCTGCGCCACAACGAAGAGCAACTGCGGCGCATTACCGACAACATGCCGGCCCTGGTGAGCACCGCCGATACGGACGGGATTTTCACCTACCTCAGCCCTTCCCATCGAGGAATGCTCGGCTTCGATTATGAAGGTTTGGTCGGTACCTGCTTGTGGGACTGGATGCATCCCGACGACATGGAACGCATGCGGGAGGCTTTCCAGGTCACTCTGCCCGAAAAGAAAAGGGTGCATGAAGAGTTCCGCTACCGCCATGTGGACGGGCATTACATCTGGCTGGAAACGGTAGCCAAGTGCACCATGGCGGGGTTGCGGGTAACCGGCTCGATTTTCGCCAGTCGCGATATTACCGAGCAGCGCCGGGCGGAGATCGCCCTGCGGGAAGTCAACCAGACCCTGCAGGCGACCATCCAGGCGTCGCCGCTGGCAATTTTCGTGCTGGACCGGCAAGGCTGCATTGAGCTCTGGAACCCCGCCGCCCAGCAGATGTTCGGCTGGACCGAAAAGGAGGTGCTGGGCCAGCGTTACCGTCTGGTCCCCGAAGGGCAGGAATCCGAGTTTCTGGAAAACCTGGCCCGCATGAACCGGGGCGAGAAATTTCACGGTCAGGAAACCCGCCGCCGCCGCAAGGACGGCACCCTGCTGGATATCAGCTTTTCCACCGCGCCCCTGTACGATCAAAAAGGCAGAATCATCGGGACCGTCGGCATCCTTGCCGACATAACCGAGCGCAAGCGTACCGAAGTCGCCCTGCGGGAAAGCGAGGAGCTTTTCCGGCAGATTTTCGAACAGAATGAAGATGCGGCGTTCCTGCTCGATCCGCACAGCCTGTCGATTCTCGATGCCAATGCGGCGGCGGTGAGGCTTTATGGTTATGGAAAGGAGCATTTACGCTCCGGTGGCCTCGCACTGCTCATGAAGCCGGCAGTGCTGGCCTCATTTTCCCAAAAGCTCGCCGGCAAGCAGGGTGTCTGCCGCGATGATGCCCCCTGGAGCCAGATTTCCCCCCTGGGCACCGTGGACCGTCGCGGCAATACGGTAATGGCCGCGTTTCGCGGCCGGCTGCTGCGCTCCAGGGGGCAGGTCTATCTTTACGGCACCTTTCGCGATATCACCGAAAAACTGCGCATCCGTAAGGAGCGTAGTGAGATGCAGGCCAAACTGATCCAGGCCAACAAGATGACCGCCATTGGCACCCTGGCCTCGGGGATCGCCCACGAAATCAACAATCCCAACAATTATTTGCTGGCAAATGCCCAGTTTCTGGAGGAGGCCTGGCCCGATATCCGCCGCAGCCTGCAGGAGCATGCCGAGCATCGTCCCGATCTTACCATCGGTGGTTTGCCCGTCGGGGAGGCTCTCAGGGATATTCCCCAATTGCTGGGGAGTCTCATTGAAGGTTCCCGGCGCATTCAGAATATTGTCAGCAGCCTCAAGGATTTTTCCCGCCAGGACGATGAGGCGATGCGGCGCCCCTTCGACATAAACCGGGTCATAAACGCCGCGCTGGTGATTCTGGCCAACAAGATCAAGCAGAGTACCGATCATTTCAGCTGTGACCTGAAAGAGGGGCTGCCGCGGATCATGGGGCATTACCAGAAGATCGAGCAGGTTGTCATCAACCTGCTCATCAATGCCCTGCAGGCCCTTCCGGATCGTCAGTCCGGCGTTTTCCTCTCGACGTCCCTGCAACAGGCACCCCGCGCCGTGGTGATCAGGATCCGCGATCAGGGTATCGGCATCCCCGAGGAAATCCGTGGCCGCATCCTCGATCCGTTTTTCACCACCAGGCACAAATCCGGCGGAACCGGGCTGGGTCTGTCGATCTGCTACGCCATCATCAACGATCACAAGGGTACCATCGATTTTGAATCGACGGTTGGAGTCGGGACCACGGTTACGGTGACGCTACCGGTACTTTGA
- a CDS encoding thioesterase family protein produces the protein MNLYFRLIWMILRVWFLRRKTALTETFRRPFRALPTDCDINLHLTNGRYFSLLDIARIEHLARMKMIGPLLKRRWLPVLNATEITFIRPVAPLSRFDIATRIITWDDKYLYMEQRFETPGTLHAVSLARAAFVCRGELVPPAMVAQLAGHTGEAPPRPDIVGGWHALLKDKKEHFSASAASGKQAR, from the coding sequence ATGAACCTCTATTTTCGCCTGATCTGGATGATCCTGCGGGTATGGTTTCTTCGCCGCAAAACGGCCCTTACGGAAACCTTCCGCCGGCCCTTCCGCGCCTTGCCGACGGACTGCGATATCAACCTGCACCTGACCAACGGCCGCTATTTCAGCCTGCTCGACATCGCCCGGATCGAACATCTGGCGCGCATGAAGATGATCGGACCGCTGCTGAAACGACGTTGGCTGCCGGTGCTCAATGCCACGGAAATCACCTTTATCCGGCCTGTCGCTCCATTGTCCAGATTTGACATCGCGACCCGCATCATCACCTGGGATGACAAATATCTCTATATGGAGCAACGGTTTGAAACACCCGGCACCCTGCACGCCGTATCCCTGGCGCGGGCCGCCTTTGTCTGCCGGGGAGAGCTGGTGCCTCCGGCGATGGTGGCGCAACTGGCCGGCCACACCGGGGAAGCCCCGCCCCGCCCCGACATCGTGGGCGGCTGGCACGCGCTGCTGAAAGATAAAAAAGAGCACTTCTCCGCAAGCGCGGCTTCCGGTAAACAAGCACGATGA
- a CDS encoding YeeE/YedE thiosulfate transporter family protein, with protein sequence MKQMDQGSWNPYVAGALTGVVSVLSVWVAGKYFGASTTFVRAAGMIEKLFMPERVENTAYFIKTAPVVDWQWMFVVGIFIGALIAALSSGSFRLQAVPDMWAAHFGARSGGKRAAVAFIGGAILMFGARMAGGCPSGHGLSGTMQLAVSGYISLVCFFIGGLFTARQIFKGGGKS encoded by the coding sequence ATGAAACAGATGGATCAGGGCAGTTGGAACCCTTACGTCGCGGGGGCGCTGACCGGTGTCGTCAGTGTTCTTTCGGTATGGGTGGCGGGAAAGTACTTTGGTGCCTCGACAACCTTCGTCCGCGCCGCCGGCATGATCGAGAAGCTGTTTATGCCTGAACGGGTTGAGAACACGGCGTATTTCATCAAGACAGCACCTGTCGTCGACTGGCAGTGGATGTTCGTTGTCGGCATTTTCATCGGCGCCCTGATTGCGGCGCTCAGTTCCGGCTCCTTCCGTCTGCAGGCGGTACCGGACATGTGGGCCGCGCACTTCGGCGCCAGAAGCGGCGGCAAGCGTGCCGCTGTCGCCTTTATCGGCGGCGCGATCCTGATGTTCGGGGCCCGCATGGCCGGCGGCTGTCCAAGCGGACATGGCCTGAGCGGCACCATGCAACTGGCAGTGAGTGGCTACATCTCTCTGGTCTGTTTTTTCATTGGCGGGCTGTTTACGGCCAGACAGATCTTCAAAGGAGGTGGCAAGTCATGA
- a CDS encoding DUF6691 family protein, with product MKTLIIGLITGILFGFLLQKGRVLRYDKQLGALRLQDMTIVKFMLSTVIVGMVGIHLLNDFGLVAFNIKGAVLGANIIGGLIFGIGWGMVGYCPGTSLGALGEGRWDALWGILGMLAGAGLYAEAYPAMKKTVLSWGDLGKITLADVTGIHPWVIIVVLALGALALFRWFEKKGL from the coding sequence ATGAAAACCCTTATCATCGGCCTGATAACCGGTATTCTGTTTGGCTTCCTGCTGCAAAAAGGGCGGGTGCTGCGCTACGACAAGCAGCTTGGCGCCCTGCGGCTGCAGGATATGACCATCGTCAAGTTCATGCTGTCCACCGTCATCGTCGGCATGGTCGGCATTCACCTGCTTAACGATTTCGGCCTGGTAGCCTTCAACATCAAGGGCGCCGTGCTGGGCGCCAACATCATTGGCGGCCTGATCTTCGGCATCGGCTGGGGGATGGTCGGCTATTGTCCCGGCACCTCGCTGGGGGCCCTGGGCGAAGGCCGCTGGGATGCCCTGTGGGGCATTCTCGGCATGCTGGCCGGCGCCGGACTTTACGCCGAAGCCTACCCTGCCATGAAAAAAACCGTCCTGAGCTGGGGCGACCTGGGTAAGATCACCCTTGCCGATGTAACCGGCATCCATCCCTGGGTCATTATCGTGGTGCTGGCGCTCGGCGCGCTGGCCCTGTTCCGCTGGTTCGAAAAAAAGGGCCTGTAA
- a CDS encoding alpha-keto acid decarboxylase family protein, whose translation METQPKTVSEYLIRRLADYGVEHIFGVPGDYVLQFFQQLENSPLRVINTCDEQGAGFAADAYARLRGLGVVCVTYCVGGLKIVNSTAQAFAEKSPLVVISGAPGLSERWRNPLLHHKVRDFDTQLQIFRQLTVAATDLTEVENGCCEIDRVLAAAVRYKRPVYIELPRDLTTATCSCPRDPMPPPEASDPQALREALDEAVRRITRACRPVLIAGIEIQRFGLQQSFLEFVHKTGIPFATTPLSKSTLSEDHPLFLGVYAGAVGKEETRQAVENSDCLIMLGAFMTDVNLGIFTARLDQALTISSASDGSCMAFHRYPDVFLTDFLQGLCDADIVALSGRVPVDRPKLEPSPAFETRDEPITIRRLFVCLETVIDGRMVLLADPGEAMFAAIDLTIRHPAVFLAPAYYTSMGFAVPGAIGAQLARPDLRPLVLVGDGAFQMTGMEISTAARFGLSPIVVVLNNSGYGTERPMTDGGFNDIPAWRYSRLPEAIGSGLGFEVFTETQFAEALKAALDNSLVPTVIDVHLDANDHSPALKRLTDALGAKVRASAKLSE comes from the coding sequence ATGGAAACCCAGCCGAAAACCGTCAGCGAGTATCTGATCCGCCGGTTGGCCGATTACGGCGTTGAGCACATCTTCGGCGTACCGGGTGATTACGTTCTGCAGTTTTTCCAGCAACTTGAAAACAGCCCATTGCGGGTGATCAATACCTGTGACGAGCAGGGGGCCGGCTTTGCCGCCGATGCCTATGCCCGCCTGCGCGGTCTCGGTGTGGTCTGCGTTACTTATTGCGTTGGCGGGCTCAAGATCGTCAACAGTACCGCCCAGGCATTTGCCGAGAAGTCACCATTGGTGGTGATCAGCGGCGCGCCAGGGCTCAGTGAACGCTGGCGCAACCCCTTGCTGCACCACAAGGTGCGCGATTTCGATACGCAACTGCAGATTTTCCGGCAACTCACCGTGGCCGCAACCGATCTTACCGAGGTGGAGAACGGCTGTTGCGAGATCGATCGGGTGCTGGCCGCCGCAGTGCGCTACAAGCGGCCGGTCTACATCGAGTTGCCACGCGACCTCACCACGGCGACTTGCAGTTGCCCGCGAGACCCGATGCCGCCACCAGAAGCAAGTGACCCGCAGGCATTGCGCGAAGCTCTTGACGAAGCCGTCAGGCGCATAACCCGGGCTTGCCGTCCGGTTCTGATTGCCGGCATCGAGATTCAGCGTTTTGGCCTGCAGCAGTCTTTTTTAGAGTTTGTCCATAAGACAGGCATCCCCTTTGCCACCACTCCCCTGAGCAAATCGACTTTGTCCGAAGACCATCCTCTGTTTCTCGGGGTCTATGCAGGGGCCGTCGGCAAGGAAGAGACCCGCCAGGCGGTGGAAAACAGCGACTGCCTGATCATGCTCGGCGCCTTCATGACCGATGTAAACCTGGGCATCTTCACTGCCAGGCTCGATCAGGCCCTGACAATTTCCTCTGCCAGTGACGGCAGTTGCATGGCGTTTCATCGCTATCCGGATGTTTTTCTGACAGATTTTCTACAGGGACTGTGCGATGCCGACATTGTTGCGCTGAGCGGGAGAGTGCCGGTCGATCGGCCGAAACTGGAGCCTTCGCCGGCATTCGAAACGCGGGATGAGCCCATCACCATCCGTCGTCTGTTCGTCTGCCTGGAAACCGTTATCGACGGCCGCATGGTGTTGCTGGCCGATCCCGGTGAGGCGATGTTCGCGGCCATCGACCTGACCATTCGCCATCCGGCCGTTTTTCTCGCTCCGGCCTACTACACCTCCATGGGATTCGCCGTGCCGGGTGCCATCGGTGCACAGTTGGCCCGACCCGATCTGCGACCGCTGGTGCTGGTTGGCGACGGCGCTTTCCAGATGACTGGCATGGAGATCTCCACCGCCGCCCGCTTCGGCCTGTCGCCTATCGTGGTGGTGCTGAACAATAGCGGCTACGGCACCGAGCGGCCGATGACCGATGGCGGATTCAACGACATCCCCGCCTGGCGTTACAGCCGGCTTCCAGAAGCGATCGGATCCGGGCTGGGTTTTGAGGTTTTCACCGAAACCCAATTTGCAGAGGCTCTCAAAGCGGCTCTGGACAACAGTCTGGTGCCTACTGTCATTGATGTGCATCTCGATGCAAACGATCACTCGCCGGCGTTAAAACGCCTGACCGATGCCTTGGGTGCGAAGGTCAGGGCTTCGGCGAAGCTTTCAGAATAG
- a CDS encoding lysophospholipid acyltransferase family protein: MMPSATWRARLLGAAGAVLLRLWCCTWRRRAIGVEHLDGCIVGRRRTLVLFWHGSYVPLFALLRGKNACILTNRSLRGQVIAQISRRFGFATVELPDEHGRRFLAALRNALEEHAVWGTAADGPLGPLYQIKPALLSLAAHFGFSIQLVGVAARPAWCLNHRWDRMLLPLPFARIGLVISEPMCLPATLDKDGAARQAALLDEAMQRYARQAMDLIG, encoded by the coding sequence ATGATGCCATCTGCTACCTGGCGGGCTCGCCTGCTGGGCGCCGCCGGTGCTGTGTTGCTGCGCCTCTGGTGTTGTACCTGGCGGCGCCGCGCCATCGGCGTGGAGCATCTCGATGGCTGCATCGTCGGCAGGCGGCGCACGCTGGTGCTGTTCTGGCACGGCAGTTATGTTCCGCTGTTCGCCCTGTTGCGGGGCAAAAATGCCTGCATTCTGACCAATCGTTCGCTGCGTGGTCAGGTGATAGCGCAGATAAGCCGCAGGTTCGGTTTCGCCACCGTGGAGTTGCCTGATGAGCATGGCCGGCGTTTCCTGGCGGCATTGCGCAACGCCCTGGAAGAACATGCCGTATGGGGAACGGCCGCCGATGGTCCGCTGGGTCCCCTGTATCAGATCAAGCCGGCATTGCTGAGTCTGGCGGCGCACTTCGGCTTTTCTATTCAGCTGGTCGGAGTGGCCGCCCGCCCGGCATGGTGCCTTAACCATCGCTGGGACCGCATGCTGCTGCCGCTGCCCTTTGCCCGGATCGGCCTGGTGATCAGTGAACCGATGTGTCTGCCGGCGACGCTCGACAAGGACGGCGCGGCACGTCAGGCCGCATTGCTGGATGAGGCCATGCAAAGGTACGCACGACAGGCCATGGACCTGATCGGATGA
- a CDS encoding glycosyltransferase — translation MNILMVTNTFTPHVGGVARSVQSYCDAFRQQGHRVLVIAPQFAGAPAEETDVLRFPAVEHFHGSDFSVPLPAPVGLQRTLDAFAPDIVHSHHPFLLGDTALRTAAQRHLPILFTHHTMYERYTHYLPLDSERVRRFVMELAVGYCNLCDAVVAPSTTLADCLRHRGVQRPVEVIPTGIDPEPFAAADGMAFRRAVGIPEDAFVVGYVGRLSAEKNLGFLAQAVARFLRKHHRARFLIAGEGACKQQIEGMFSEQGLRDRLHMLGVLDRSQLTAAYRALDVFVFASQSETQGMVLAEAMAAATPVVAVAASGVRDIVRDGFNGRLLPRENLGDFVGALQGVLELSAVERLELQQGALETSREFSMARSADRMLALYQRLLQHHGKASPEQSRWGAACHRLEEEWKILSNITRALGEALSAEAELQVRETSE, via the coding sequence ATGAATATCCTGATGGTCACCAATACCTTTACCCCCCATGTCGGCGGTGTGGCTCGCAGCGTGCAGAGTTATTGCGACGCTTTCCGTCAGCAGGGACACCGGGTTCTCGTCATCGCGCCGCAATTTGCAGGCGCCCCGGCAGAGGAAACGGATGTGTTGCGATTCCCCGCAGTCGAACATTTTCATGGCAGCGATTTTTCGGTTCCCCTGCCGGCACCGGTCGGCCTGCAACGTACCCTCGACGCCTTCGCTCCCGACATCGTTCATTCGCATCATCCGTTCCTGCTGGGCGATACGGCCCTGCGCACAGCTGCCCAGCGGCACTTGCCGATTCTGTTTACCCACCACACCATGTATGAACGCTATACCCATTATCTGCCCCTCGACTCCGAGCGGGTGCGCCGCTTTGTCATGGAACTGGCGGTCGGCTATTGCAATCTGTGCGACGCCGTGGTGGCGCCAAGCACCACCCTGGCCGACTGCCTGCGCCATCGAGGAGTGCAGCGTCCTGTCGAGGTTATTCCAACCGGCATCGACCCCGAACCCTTTGCCGCCGCCGATGGCATGGCATTTCGCCGTGCCGTGGGGATCCCGGAGGATGCCTTTGTCGTCGGGTATGTGGGGCGGCTGTCCGCGGAAAAGAACCTCGGTTTTCTGGCGCAGGCGGTTGCCCGTTTTTTGCGGAAGCACCATCGGGCCAGGTTTCTTATAGCCGGTGAAGGGGCTTGCAAGCAGCAGATCGAAGGGATGTTCTCCGAGCAAGGCCTGCGCGATCGGCTGCACATGCTCGGTGTGCTGGATCGTTCGCAGCTGACTGCTGCCTACCGGGCTTTGGATGTTTTCGTATTCGCCTCCCAGAGCGAGACGCAGGGCATGGTTCTGGCGGAAGCGATGGCGGCCGCCACGCCGGTGGTTGCCGTGGCCGCATCCGGCGTGCGGGATATCGTGCGGGATGGTTTCAATGGACGGTTGCTGCCCAGGGAGAATCTCGGGGATTTTGTCGGGGCATTACAGGGGGTGCTGGAGCTTTCCGCGGTGGAGCGGCTAGAACTGCAGCAGGGGGCACTTGAGACCTCCCGGGAATTCAGCATGGCCCGCAGCGCCGACCGCATGCTGGCTCTTTACCAACGCCTGCTGCAACATCACGGCAAGGCTTCGCCGGAGCAAAGTCGCTGGGGCGCCGCCTGTCATCGCCTGGAAGAGGAATGGAAGATCCTGTCGAATATTACCCGTGCCCTGGGCGAGGCTCTGAGCGCGGAGGCCGAATTGCAGGTAAGAGAAACCAGCGAATGA
- a CDS encoding YHS domain-containing (seleno)protein has product MSRILNADPHGKIALQGYDPVAFHTAGKAVKGNPAILAENSGYKFAFSSEENRTAFEKQPEKYMPAFGGYCAFGVSIGVLFPVEIDTWEIIDGRLVLQYTNEVKQMFEENKAENLRKANENWARMEPELAR; this is encoded by the coding sequence ATGTCCCGAATTCTCAACGCTGACCCCCATGGCAAAATCGCGCTTCAGGGTTACGATCCGGTAGCCTTTCATACGGCCGGCAAAGCCGTGAAAGGCAATCCCGCGATCCTGGCCGAGAACAGCGGCTACAAATTCGCCTTCTCCTCGGAAGAAAACAGGACGGCGTTCGAAAAACAGCCGGAAAAATATATGCCCGCCTTCGGTGGCTACTGCGCTTTCGGCGTTTCCATCGGTGTTCTGTTTCCCGTGGAAATCGACACCTGGGAAATTATCGACGGCCGACTGGTGCTCCAATACACCAATGAGGTCAAACAGATGTTCGAGGAGAACAAGGCCGAAAACCTCCGCAAGGCCAATGAGAACTGGGCCAGAATGGAGCCGGAACTCGCCAGATAA
- a CDS encoding FprA family A-type flavoprotein, translating to MQKRRIKDRIFWLGAVDWDRRLFDSLIPLPDGTSYNAYLIEGSEKTVLLDTVDPPMADELMAQLEGVARIDYIISHHAEQDHSGTIPRVLEKYPEARLVSTPKAKELLSDLLQISDASFKTVEDGETLSLGDKTLKFMHTPWVHWPETMVTYLEEDRILFSCDFLGSHIATNELFVTDECRVYEAAKRYFAEIMMPFRSMIQKNLEKLAPLDIEMIAPSHGQIYSRPAFIMDAYHDWVSGAPKNMVVLPYVSMHESTRRMAEHLTAALSEQGVKVELFNLAIADIGKLAMTLVDAGTIVVGTPTVLAGPHPYAAYATFLANALKPRAKLLSIIGSYSWGGKTVEVLAGMIPNLKVEVLDPVLCKGLPTPATFKALDEMAVTIARKHKDLGFA from the coding sequence ATGCAAAAGAGAAGGATCAAAGATCGGATTTTCTGGCTGGGGGCCGTGGATTGGGACCGGCGCCTGTTCGATTCTCTCATCCCCCTCCCGGACGGCACCAGTTATAACGCCTACCTCATTGAAGGAAGTGAGAAAACCGTCCTTCTGGACACGGTCGATCCGCCCATGGCCGACGAACTCATGGCGCAGCTTGAAGGGGTTGCCAGAATCGACTACATCATCTCCCACCACGCGGAGCAGGATCATTCCGGAACGATCCCCCGGGTTCTCGAAAAGTATCCCGAGGCCAGGCTCGTCTCGACGCCAAAGGCCAAAGAGCTGCTTAGCGATCTTCTGCAGATATCCGATGCCTCCTTCAAGACGGTCGAAGACGGTGAGACCCTGTCCCTCGGCGACAAGACGCTGAAGTTTATGCATACCCCCTGGGTCCACTGGCCGGAGACGATGGTCACTTATCTGGAAGAGGACAGGATCCTGTTCAGTTGCGATTTCCTGGGGTCCCACATCGCCACGAACGAGCTTTTTGTGACGGATGAATGCCGTGTCTACGAGGCTGCCAAGCGGTATTTCGCCGAGATCATGATGCCTTTCAGGAGCATGATCCAGAAAAACCTGGAAAAACTCGCCCCTCTCGACATCGAGATGATCGCTCCCAGCCATGGTCAGATCTACTCGCGCCCGGCATTCATTATGGATGCCTACCATGATTGGGTATCGGGGGCTCCCAAAAATATGGTGGTTCTGCCTTATGTATCCATGCACGAGAGCACCAGGCGGATGGCAGAACATCTTACCGCGGCACTTTCGGAGCAAGGCGTCAAGGTCGAACTGTTCAACCTGGCGATTGCGGACATCGGAAAGCTGGCCATGACGCTGGTGGATGCAGGCACCATTGTGGTCGGAACCCCGACCGTTCTGGCCGGACCGCATCCTTATGCAGCGTATGCCACGTTTTTGGCCAACGCCCTGAAACCCAGGGCAAAGCTTCTGTCCATCATCGGATCCTACAGCTGGGGAGGGAAGACCGTGGAGGTTCTTGCGGGGATGATTCCCAATCTCAAGGTCGAAGTGCTGGATCCTGTCCTCTGCAAGGGGCTTCCGACACCTGCCACTTTCAAGGCGCTGGATGAAATGGCCGTCACGATTGCCCGGAAACATAAAGACCTCGGCTTTGCCTGA
- the ric gene encoding iron-sulfur cluster repair di-iron protein, with product MSESQDVFEQSLLSETIGSIVADDYRAANIFDRYRIDFCCGGNVPLAEACRNQGIDPDLIIKEIAALGKSMADRGKNHGQWPLPLLIDYIVNIHHVYINEHGPQLLVHTQKIVEVHGERHPELKQIATIFKGLMDDLKKHLRDEEERFFPAFKNLYGAQKDEIASLKLNDVRTGLARLRSEHETAGDAIHAIRRLSGDFLLPGDACNTYAVAYQGLEAFEKDLHQHVHLENNIVFPKVDQFLKDSG from the coding sequence ATGTCCGAATCGCAAGATGTTTTCGAGCAGAGTTTGTTGTCTGAAACCATAGGCAGCATCGTCGCTGATGATTATCGTGCCGCCAACATTTTTGACAGGTACAGGATCGATTTCTGTTGCGGTGGCAATGTGCCCCTGGCGGAAGCCTGCCGGAACCAGGGGATTGATCCGGATTTAATCATTAAGGAAATTGCCGCACTGGGGAAATCTATGGCCGACCGTGGTAAAAACCATGGTCAATGGCCCCTTCCCCTGCTCATCGACTATATTGTGAATATCCATCATGTCTACATCAATGAGCATGGTCCGCAGCTTCTCGTCCACACACAAAAAATTGTTGAAGTCCACGGTGAGCGTCATCCGGAATTAAAGCAGATCGCCACTATTTTCAAAGGATTAATGGACGACCTGAAGAAGCACCTGCGCGATGAGGAAGAACGTTTTTTCCCGGCTTTCAAAAACCTTTACGGAGCACAAAAGGACGAGATCGCCTCCTTAAAGCTGAATGATGTTCGCACCGGTCTTGCGAGATTGCGCAGCGAACATGAAACCGCCGGCGATGCAATCCATGCCATTCGCCGTCTTTCGGGCGATTTTCTACTGCCGGGCGACGCTTGCAATACCTACGCCGTCGCCTATCAGGGGCTGGAAGCCTTCGAGAAGGACCTCCACCAGCATGTGCATCTGGAAAACAATATAGTTTTTCCGAAAGTGGATCAGTTTCTTAAGGACAGCGGTTGA